A single Thermoanaerobacterium sp. RBIITD DNA region contains:
- the dnaK gene encoding molecular chaperone DnaK — MGKIIGIDLGTTFSCVAVMEGGQPTVIPNSEGARTTPSVVAFTKDGERLVGQVAKRQAITNPEKTVMSIKRHMGSDYRVTIDGKSYTPQEISAMILQKLKADAEAYLGEKVTEAVITVPAYFNDSQRQATKDAGRIAGLDVKRIINEPTAASLAYGLDKQGNQKIMVYDLGGGTFDVSILEIGDGVFEVLATSGNNHLGGDDFDQRIMDWLADNFKKEYGIDLRNDKMAMQRLKDAAEKAKIELSSATTANINLPFITADATGPKHIDVNLTRAKFEELITDLVESTVEPVNRALSDAKLKPSDIDKVLLVGGSTRVPFVQETVKRIMGKEPHKGINPDECVAIGAAIQGGVLGGEVKDVLLLDVTPLSLGIETLGGVFTKLIDRNTTIPTKKSQIFSTAADGQTSVEIHVLQGERPMARDNKTLGRFTLTGIPPAPRGVPQIEVTFDIDANGIVHVSAKDLGTGKSQNITITSSTNLSNDEIERMMNEAKQHEKEDKKRKEEIEVRNNADSLIYQTEKTMKDLGDKMTQQEKDDINKEIANVRKTLEGNDIDAIKNATEKLSQAFYSVSSRIYQQAGGSGQSANASQTGGNTGNNGGTNKDNVYDADYKMENDNQENK; from the coding sequence ATGGGAAAAATTATTGGTATTGATCTTGGAACAACTTTTTCATGTGTTGCAGTTATGGAAGGTGGGCAACCTACAGTTATTCCAAACTCTGAAGGTGCTCGTACAACGCCATCTGTTGTTGCATTTACAAAGGATGGTGAAAGATTAGTAGGTCAAGTAGCAAAAAGACAAGCTATTACAAACCCTGAAAAGACTGTTATGTCAATAAAAAGACATATGGGATCAGATTATCGTGTAACGATTGATGGCAAAAGTTACACTCCACAAGAGATTTCTGCAATGATCTTACAGAAATTAAAAGCAGATGCAGAAGCATATCTTGGAGAAAAGGTAACTGAAGCCGTTATAACAGTACCAGCGTATTTTAATGATAGCCAAAGACAGGCAACAAAGGATGCCGGAAGAATTGCGGGACTTGATGTTAAAAGAATTATAAATGAACCAACTGCAGCATCTTTGGCGTACGGCCTCGATAAACAAGGCAATCAAAAAATAATGGTATATGACCTTGGTGGTGGTACATTTGATGTATCAATACTTGAAATAGGTGATGGAGTATTTGAGGTTCTTGCAACAAGCGGAAATAACCACCTTGGTGGTGATGACTTTGACCAGAGAATAATGGATTGGCTTGCAGATAATTTCAAAAAAGAATATGGAATTGATTTGAGAAATGATAAAATGGCGATGCAGAGGCTTAAGGATGCAGCTGAAAAAGCAAAAATCGAGCTTTCTTCGGCGACAACTGCCAACATAAATTTACCATTTATAACAGCAGATGCCACAGGCCCAAAACATATAGATGTTAACCTTACAAGGGCAAAGTTTGAAGAGCTTATAACAGATCTCGTTGAGTCAACTGTAGAACCTGTAAACCGTGCTTTAAGTGATGCTAAGTTGAAACCATCAGATATTGATAAGGTACTTTTAGTTGGTGGATCTACAAGAGTTCCATTTGTACAAGAGACTGTGAAAAGGATAATGGGAAAAGAACCACATAAAGGAATTAACCCTGATGAATGTGTTGCAATTGGTGCTGCAATACAAGGTGGTGTTCTTGGCGGTGAAGTAAAAGACGTCCTATTACTAGATGTTACACCATTATCGCTTGGTATTGAGACACTAGGTGGTGTATTTACGAAATTGATAGATAGAAACACGACAATACCGACAAAGAAGAGTCAAATTTTCTCTACAGCTGCGGATGGACAGACGTCAGTTGAGATTCATGTCTTACAAGGTGAAAGGCCAATGGCCCGTGACAATAAAACACTTGGAAGATTTACATTAACAGGTATTCCACCAGCACCAAGAGGTGTACCACAAATAGAGGTAACATTTGATATTGACGCAAATGGTATTGTCCATGTATCTGCAAAAGATTTAGGTACAGGTAAATCACAGAATATAACTATTACTTCATCTACAAATCTCAGTAACGATGAGATTGAAAGAATGATGAATGAAGCAAAACAGCATGAAAAAGAAGATAAAAAGAGGAAAGAAGAGATTGAAGTAAGAAATAATGCAGATTCGTTGATATATCAAACAGAAAAGACAATGAAAGATCTAGGAGACAAGATGACACAACAAGAAAAAGATGATATAAATAAAGAAATAGCTAATGTAAGAAAGACTCTTGAAGGCAATGATATTGATGCGATTAAAAATGCAACGGAAAAATTATCGCAAGCATTTTACAGTGTTTCATCTCGTATTTATCAACAAGCAGGCGGTTCTGGACAATCCGCCAATGCAAGCCAGACCGGCGGAAATACAGGAAACAATGGTGGAACTAATAAAGATAATGTATATGATGCAGACTATAAAATGGAGAACGACAATCAAGAGAATAAATAA
- the grpE gene encoding nucleotide exchange factor GrpE, with protein MENEKDTIKQENNEEDLSTNTPVQDENISNIIINDAEEDDKQRDFDKQNEEKDLKKEEEKENSISEGEIEELKKILKRKEEEANEYLALAQRLKAEFENYRKRTEKEKGDLVEYGKEKVLTQILPVIDNFERALASQASDSTSFKEGVELIYRQFKDVLEKTGVKEIDALGQIFDPYKHHAVMQEEVEGKKENEIIEVLQKGYTFNNKVIRPSMVKVAK; from the coding sequence GTGGAAAACGAGAAAGATACAATAAAGCAAGAAAATAATGAAGAAGATTTAAGTACAAATACACCTGTGCAAGATGAAAATATATCAAATATAATAATTAATGACGCTGAAGAAGATGACAAACAAAGAGATTTTGATAAGCAAAACGAAGAAAAAGATTTAAAAAAAGAGGAAGAAAAAGAAAATAGCATAAGTGAAGGAGAAATTGAAGAATTGAAGAAAATCCTTAAACGAAAAGAGGAAGAGGCCAATGAATACTTGGCACTCGCACAAAGGCTTAAAGCGGAATTTGAAAATTACCGGAAGAGAACAGAAAAAGAAAAGGGTGATCTCGTAGAATATGGCAAGGAAAAGGTGCTAACTCAAATACTTCCTGTGATTGATAATTTCGAAAGAGCACTAGCAAGCCAAGCAAGTGATAGCACATCTTTTAAAGAGGGTGTTGAGCTTATATACAGGCAATTCAAGGATGTGTTAGAAAAGACAGGTGTCAAGGAAATAGATGCCTTGGGCCAAATTTTTGATCCATATAAGCATCATGCAGTAATGCAAGAGGAAGTTGAAGGCAAAAAAGAAAATGAAATCATTGAAGTTTTGCAAAAAGGATATACATTTAATAATAAAGTAATAAGACCAAGTATGGTTAAAGTAGCAAAATAA
- the yqfD gene encoding sporulation protein YqfD, with product MLAIKLWNFFKGYAIIKVEGLSIEKFINLVISKNIYIWDVERIGFTTIIAKISLKGFKLLQPYTRITNCKVSIVEKRGLPFIILYLKRRRMLVAGALLCMILAYVFSIFVWSIDVKSTKNIDEKSILTELNKLGLKAGVSKSSINISKIQQQFLIDMKDAAWIGIDLKGTKAFVKVIEKTSPPVILPENVPCNIIAKKDGIIYKMTVLEGDAVKKVGETVKTGDVIVSGVIERPNTETRFAHSNGIILGRTWYEGYADVNLTKQENVRTGKANTITRISIGDNNLTLSPKKIDFKSYDKEEKMITSNNSPIKIVRETYYETMPITKKLSRQEAEKVAIEKALENIKPALGKDAKIVSKKENTSMININIVRADITVEVIEDIGTQEKINYNTEVKIERNNN from the coding sequence TTGCTTGCAATAAAGTTGTGGAATTTTTTTAAAGGGTATGCTATTATAAAAGTTGAAGGTTTATCAATAGAAAAGTTTATAAACCTTGTTATATCAAAAAATATATATATTTGGGATGTTGAAAGAATAGGATTTACTACTATAATTGCAAAAATAAGTTTAAAAGGTTTTAAATTACTTCAACCATATACAAGGATCACAAATTGCAAAGTGTCAATTGTTGAGAAAAGAGGTTTACCTTTTATTATATTATACTTGAAAAGGCGAAGAATGTTAGTTGCTGGTGCATTGCTTTGCATGATATTAGCATATGTTTTCTCTATATTTGTATGGTCTATTGATGTAAAAAGTACAAAAAATATAGATGAGAAGTCTATACTTACGGAATTAAATAAACTTGGACTTAAGGCAGGTGTATCAAAGTCCTCAATTAATATATCTAAAATTCAGCAACAATTTTTAATAGACATGAAAGATGCGGCATGGATAGGAATAGACTTAAAGGGGACAAAAGCTTTTGTCAAAGTGATTGAAAAAACATCCCCACCTGTTATTCTGCCTGAAAATGTACCATGCAATATAATAGCAAAAAAAGATGGTATAATATACAAGATGACTGTATTAGAAGGCGATGCGGTAAAGAAAGTGGGCGAAACGGTAAAAACTGGTGATGTGATTGTTTCAGGCGTCATAGAGAGGCCAAATACAGAAACACGGTTTGCCCATTCTAATGGTATAATATTAGGAAGGACATGGTATGAAGGATATGCTGATGTTAATCTAACAAAACAAGAAAATGTAAGAACCGGCAAAGCAAATACAATTACAAGAATATCGATAGGTGATAATAATTTAACGCTTTCGCCTAAAAAAATAGATTTTAAAAGTTATGATAAGGAAGAAAAAATGATAACTTCCAATAATTCACCAATAAAAATCGTAAGGGAGACATATTATGAAACAATGCCAATAACAAAAAAACTTTCAAGGCAAGAGGCTGAAAAAGTAGCTATAGAAAAAGCTTTAGAAAACATAAAACCAGCTTTAGGGAAGGATGCAAAAATTGTTAGCAAAAAAGAGAATACTTCAATGATAAATATTAACATTGTTAGAGCTGATATAACAGTTGAAGTAATAGAAGATATAGGGACACAAGAGAAAATCAATTATAATACGGAGGTAAAAATTGAAAGAAATAACAATTAA
- the rpsU gene encoding 30S ribosomal protein S21 yields the protein MSEIRVGENESLDNALRRFKRQCSRNGVLSELRKREHYESPSVKRKKKSEAARKRKYKFGK from the coding sequence GTGTCAGAAATCAGGGTTGGAGAAAATGAGTCCCTTGATAATGCATTGAGAAGATTTAAACGGCAGTGCTCAAGAAATGGAGTCCTTTCAGAATTAAGGAAAAGGGAACATTATGAGAGTCCCAGTGTAAAGCGTAAAAAGAAATCGGAAGCAGCAAGAAAAAGGAAATACAAATTTGGTAAGTAA
- the mtaB gene encoding tRNA (N(6)-L-threonylcarbamoyladenosine(37)-C(2))-methylthiotransferase MtaB — protein MKRIAFHTLGCKVNQYETEAMIEIFKNSGYEIVDFNDVADVYVINTCTVTGRGDMKSRQEIRKAKRLNPKSVIAVVGCYSQVASKEVLQIPEVNIVAGTKNKGDLVNLVERIKIDNETKLNAVEDISKDTSFEELKISAQLGHTRAYLKIQDGCNQYCTYCIIPYARGPVRSRNPENILDEVKRLRDKGYKEIVLTGIHVASYGKDLGNLNLLDIIKMVHDVDGIERIRMSSIEPTFLTEDFIKEVSKLPKFCRHYHVSLQSGSDNTLRRMGRRYTTSEYRDIIERIRKYINDVAITTDVMVGFPGETDEEFNETYEFLKEIEFSKMHVFKYSKRKGTKAAAYPKQVKNAIKEERSKLLIKLSEKNEAKFYKKFINKIMNVLFEQRVKDMDDYVEGLTDNYIRVAVKSDLSIKNKILPVKFNELKKDLVIGEIVEGI, from the coding sequence ATGAAAAGAATAGCGTTTCACACATTGGGATGTAAGGTAAATCAGTATGAGACTGAAGCAATGATTGAAATATTTAAAAATTCAGGATATGAAATTGTTGACTTCAATGATGTTGCCGATGTATATGTGATTAATACTTGTACTGTAACAGGCAGAGGTGATATGAAATCTAGGCAAGAAATAAGAAAAGCCAAAAGATTAAATCCGAAATCTGTTATAGCTGTTGTTGGTTGTTATTCGCAAGTTGCTTCAAAAGAAGTATTACAAATTCCAGAAGTAAATATTGTTGCCGGTACAAAAAATAAAGGCGATCTTGTAAATCTAGTAGAACGAATAAAGATTGATAATGAAACAAAATTAAATGCGGTGGAAGATATATCAAAGGATACAAGCTTTGAAGAATTAAAAATATCCGCTCAGTTAGGTCACACGAGAGCATATTTAAAAATTCAAGACGGATGTAATCAATATTGCACATATTGCATTATACCATATGCAAGAGGGCCTGTTAGAAGTAGAAATCCAGAAAATATTTTAGATGAAGTTAAGAGGCTCCGCGATAAAGGCTATAAAGAGATTGTGCTTACTGGTATTCATGTGGCATCATATGGTAAAGACCTTGGAAATCTTAATTTACTTGATATAATAAAGATGGTCCACGATGTAGATGGGATTGAAAGAATAAGGATGAGTTCTATAGAACCTACATTTTTAACAGAGGATTTCATAAAAGAGGTTTCGAAGCTTCCGAAATTTTGCAGACATTATCATGTATCATTGCAAAGTGGTTCAGATAATACATTAAGAAGAATGGGACGAAGATATACGACAAGCGAATATAGGGATATAATAGAAAGAATTAGAAAATATATTAACGATGTTGCTATAACAACTGATGTAATGGTTGGTTTTCCAGGTGAAACAGATGAAGAATTTAATGAGACATATGAGTTCTTAAAAGAAATAGAATTTAGTAAAATGCATGTATTTAAGTATTCAAAAAGAAAAGGGACAAAAGCCGCCGCATATCCAAAACAAGTTAAAAACGCTATTAAAGAAGAGAGAAGTAAATTATTAATTAAACTTTCAGAAAAGAACGAAGCTAAATTTTACAAAAAATTTATTAATAAAATTATGAATGTTTTGTTTGAACAACGAGTCAAAGATATGGATGATTATGTTGAAGGACTTACTGACAACTATATAAGAGTGGCAGTTAAATCTGATTTAAGTATTAAAAACAAAATTTTGCCTGTAAAATTTAATGAACTAAAAAAAGATTTAGTAATTGGAGAAATTGTTGAAGGAATATAG
- the dnaJ gene encoding molecular chaperone DnaJ, protein MAKDYYEILGLDKNATEDDIKKAYRTLAKKYHPDLNPGNKEAEQKFKEINEAYQILSDPQKKAQYDQFGDAAFNQGGFNQGDFGGFGGFGQGGFDFGGFGDIFGDVFGDIFGGSSRRKTGPQRGNDIRLNLSLTFEEAAFGVEKEIEVERYEKCDKCKGTGANPGTKPEVCPECHGSGEVRITQNTPFGRIVNVRTCPKCHGEGNIIKNPCTYCRGTGKVRKTRKIKVNIPAGIDDGQMVSLRGEGEPGERGGAKGDLFIVINIKPHKIFKRDGFNVLLKMPISFTEAALGAEVEVPTLDGKAIYNIPAGTQTGTVFRLRNRGIPHINGRGRGDEFVEVYVEVPKKLTERQKELLREFEKLSNENNGKSFFQKVRDAFGA, encoded by the coding sequence ATGGCAAAAGACTATTATGAGATTCTCGGGCTTGATAAAAATGCTACAGAAGATGATATTAAAAAAGCGTATAGAACACTAGCAAAAAAATATCATCCAGATCTAAATCCAGGCAACAAAGAGGCTGAACAAAAATTTAAAGAGATTAATGAGGCATATCAAATTTTGTCAGATCCTCAAAAGAAAGCGCAATATGACCAATTTGGTGATGCCGCTTTTAATCAAGGCGGATTTAACCAAGGGGATTTTGGCGGATTTGGTGGTTTTGGACAAGGAGGATTTGACTTTGGAGGGTTTGGAGACATTTTTGGAGATGTTTTTGGAGATATCTTTGGCGGTAGTAGTAGAAGAAAAACAGGCCCTCAAAGAGGAAATGATATAAGATTAAATCTTTCCTTGACATTTGAAGAAGCTGCATTTGGTGTTGAAAAAGAGATTGAAGTTGAGAGGTACGAAAAATGTGATAAGTGTAAAGGAACTGGTGCAAATCCAGGCACTAAACCTGAGGTATGCCCAGAATGTCATGGAAGTGGCGAAGTAAGAATTACGCAAAATACACCATTTGGCAGGATAGTTAATGTCAGAACATGTCCAAAATGCCATGGTGAAGGTAATATAATTAAAAACCCTTGCACATACTGCCGCGGTACGGGAAAAGTAAGAAAGACAAGAAAGATAAAAGTCAACATCCCTGCGGGAATAGATGATGGACAGATGGTATCATTAAGAGGTGAAGGTGAGCCCGGTGAAAGAGGCGGTGCAAAAGGTGATTTATTTATTGTAATAAATATTAAACCACATAAAATATTTAAACGTGATGGCTTCAACGTCTTGCTAAAAATGCCTATTAGCTTTACTGAAGCGGCACTTGGTGCTGAAGTAGAAGTACCAACCCTTGATGGAAAGGCAATTTATAATATTCCTGCTGGAACACAGACAGGAACAGTGTTTAGATTAAGAAATAGAGGAATACCACATATTAATGGAAGAGGACGTGGAGACGAATTTGTTGAAGTTTATGTGGAGGTTCCTAAAAAACTAACTGAAAGACAAAAAGAGCTCTTAAGGGAGTTTGAAAAGCTAAGCAATGAGAATAATGGTAAGTCATTTTTTCAAAAAGTAAGAGATGCTTTTGGAGCATAA
- the prmA gene encoding 50S ribosomal protein L11 methyltransferase — protein MKWLEVKVTTTIEAEEAVTNIMHEAGAGGVVINDPNDIKMLNGESEWDYIDSKMIDDSNKVVISAYFPILLDTIDKVGLIRDRIVGLKEFNLDIGEFTFETSEVDDNDWANSWKKYFKPIRIGKRIVIKPSWENYNPMKEDIIVELDPGMAFGTGTHETTKLCIEYLEENLKPGDTVFDIGCGSGILSIVSSKLGAKNVYAVDIDDVAVKVASLNVKLNNVSNVEVFKSDILNNLTGKADIIVANIIADIIIKATNDIFEHLVDKGIFISSGIIKDRKDDVLLTINKYFDILDIKEDGEWIAILSRKK, from the coding sequence TTGAAGTGGCTTGAAGTAAAAGTAACCACAACTATAGAGGCGGAAGAAGCTGTAACAAATATAATGCACGAAGCGGGTGCTGGTGGTGTCGTAATAAATGATCCAAATGACATAAAAATGCTTAACGGCGAAAGTGAATGGGATTATATAGATTCTAAGATGATAGATGACAGCAACAAAGTAGTTATATCTGCTTATTTTCCTATATTGCTTGATACAATAGATAAAGTAGGCCTTATTAGGGACAGAATAGTAGGGCTTAAGGAATTTAATCTTGATATAGGTGAATTTACTTTTGAAACATCCGAAGTAGACGATAATGATTGGGCTAATAGTTGGAAAAAGTATTTTAAACCAATTAGAATAGGTAAAAGAATTGTAATTAAACCTTCATGGGAAAATTATAATCCTATGAAAGAAGATATAATTGTAGAATTGGATCCAGGAATGGCTTTTGGTACCGGGACACATGAGACAACAAAATTGTGTATAGAATATCTCGAAGAAAATTTAAAACCTGGTGATACAGTATTTGACATTGGCTGTGGTTCTGGAATATTATCAATCGTAAGTTCAAAACTTGGTGCAAAAAATGTTTATGCTGTTGATATAGATGATGTGGCTGTTAAAGTAGCATCTTTAAATGTCAAGCTTAATAATGTTTCAAATGTTGAGGTATTTAAGAGCGACATTTTGAATAATTTAACAGGAAAAGCTGATATTATTGTTGCAAATATAATCGCAGATATTATTATTAAAGCAACAAATGACATTTTTGAGCATCTTGTCGATAAAGGGATATTTATTTCAAGTGGTATTATTAAAGATAGAAAAGACGATGTTTTATTGACTATTAATAAATATTTTGATATTTTAGATATAAAAGAAGATGGTGAATGGATTGCTATTCTGTCTAGGAAAAAGTGA
- a CDS encoding GatB/YqeY domain-containing protein, which produces MTLKERIYKDMVEAMKAKNAFKKNILSMVRSSILQVEKDTGKELDDEGVINVISREIKQRKEVLPEYEKGGRQDLVDKANREIEIMLDYMPQQLTEDEIDEIVRGVINEIGAFNKNDIGRVMSKVMPLVKGKADGGKVKMIVSQHLQ; this is translated from the coding sequence ATGACCCTAAAAGAGCGAATATATAAGGATATGGTAGAAGCGATGAAGGCTAAGAACGCTTTTAAAAAAAATATATTGAGCATGGTTAGGTCTTCTATATTACAGGTAGAGAAAGATACAGGAAAAGAGCTTGATGATGAAGGGGTCATTAATGTAATTTCAAGGGAAATAAAACAGCGAAAAGAAGTCCTGCCAGAATACGAAAAAGGTGGAAGACAGGATTTAGTTGATAAAGCTAACCGTGAAATTGAAATAATGCTTGATTATATGCCGCAACAACTTACAGAGGATGAAATAGATGAAATAGTTCGAGGCGTAATTAATGAGATAGGTGCTTTCAATAAAAATGATATTGGCAGAGTAATGAGTAAAGTTATGCCCTTAGTAAAGGGCAAAGCCGATGGCGGAAAAGTTAAAATGATTGTTTCACAGCATTTACAATAA
- the yqfC gene encoding sporulation protein YqfC — translation MKSNTIKEGILNLVDFPKEVLLNLPKITVIGNTQVTVENHKGIIEYIPERIRINSTIGMIRICGKNMVINSVMTEIIVVTGKIVSIEILV, via the coding sequence ATGAAGTCAAATACCATAAAAGAAGGAATTCTGAATCTTGTAGATTTTCCAAAGGAGGTATTATTAAACCTCCCTAAAATAACCGTAATAGGCAATACACAGGTTACTGTTGAAAATCATAAAGGTATTATTGAATACATACCTGAAAGGATTAGAATCAATTCAACAATAGGAATGATTAGAATTTGTGGTAAAAATATGGTTATAAATTCTGTCATGACAGAAATAATTGTTGTGACAGGTAAGATAGTAAGTATTGAGATTCTTGTTTAA
- a CDS encoding 16S rRNA (uracil(1498)-N(3))-methyltransferase encodes MRKIFIKNRDIDDGIVKIIGDDAHHIIHVLRLKPGANLLLSDGMLQYSALIDSINKSSVILKIMNIHDEDVESPINITLYQGLPKSDKMDFIIQKCTEIGVKRFVPLETKYSLIKIKEKNIENKINRWQKISHEASKQSGRSVVPDVLMPIDFKESLKGICDYDLSIIPYEKEKRLGLKDILKEYKQAKNISVFIGPEGGFSDDEINTAIECGIKPVTLGPRILRTETAGIVTCSIILYELGDLG; translated from the coding sequence ATGAGGAAAATTTTTATCAAAAATAGGGATATTGACGATGGAATCGTAAAAATAATAGGCGATGATGCGCACCATATTATTCATGTTTTAAGGTTAAAACCAGGTGCAAATTTATTGCTATCTGACGGTATGCTTCAATATTCAGCTTTGATTGATAGTATTAATAAATCATCGGTTATCTTAAAAATAATGAATATACATGATGAAGATGTAGAAAGTCCTATTAATATAACTTTATATCAAGGATTACCTAAATCAGATAAAATGGACTTTATAATACAAAAATGTACTGAGATAGGTGTTAAACGGTTTGTACCGCTAGAAACCAAATATTCTTTGATTAAAATTAAAGAAAAAAATATTGAAAACAAAATTAATAGATGGCAAAAAATCTCACATGAGGCATCAAAGCAATCGGGCAGATCTGTCGTGCCCGATGTTTTAATGCCCATAGATTTTAAAGAATCTTTAAAGGGTATTTGTGATTACGATTTATCTATAATACCATATGAGAAAGAAAAAAGATTGGGATTAAAAGATATATTAAAGGAATATAAACAAGCAAAAAATATAAGTGTATTTATTGGGCCTGAAGGAGGGTTTTCTGATGATGAAATAAATACAGCCATCGAATGTGGTATTAAACCTGTTACATTAGGACCGCGTATTCTTAGAACAGAAACTGCAGGTATTGTAACTTGCTCTATAATATTATATGAGCTAGGCGATTTGGGGTAG
- a CDS encoding histidine triad nucleotide-binding protein has protein sequence MEDCIFCNIINKKINSSIVYEDDYVVAFPDINPQAPVHLLIVPKEHIKSPLDIGEDNKELIGHVYIVAKNLAKKFGIDKKGYRLVTNCGNDGGQTVLHIHFHLLGGRFMTWPPG, from the coding sequence ATGGAAGATTGTATTTTTTGTAATATTATAAACAAAAAAATAAATTCGAGTATAGTCTATGAAGATGATTATGTTGTCGCATTTCCAGATATTAATCCGCAAGCTCCTGTACATCTTTTAATAGTTCCGAAAGAGCATATAAAATCACCGCTTGATATAGGCGAAGATAATAAAGAATTGATTGGACATGTTTATATAGTGGCAAAAAATCTAGCTAAAAAATTTGGCATAGACAAAAAAGGTTATAGATTAGTGACAAATTGTGGAAATGATGGTGGCCAAACAGTGCTCCATATTCATTTTCATCTTCTTGGAGGAAGATTTATGACATGGCCTCCAGGGTAA
- a CDS encoding PhoH family protein, with amino-acid sequence MKEITININNIEQAANLFGKFDENIKLIEEGMDVKIIVRDDMIKISGEENNVNAAEKVFNELIDIINSGDIITPQNVMYAMRLVNMGEEEKLKSILSDIVCITSRGKQIRCKTYGQKRYVNAIRNNEIVFGIGPAGTGKTYLAMAMAVTSLKNKEVGRIILTRPAVEAGERLGFLPGDLQEKVDPYLRPLYDALYDILGAEVFQKYMDKGLIEVAPLAYMRGRTLDDSFIILDEAQNTTPEQMKMFLTRIGFGSKAVVTGDITQIDLPKGKRSGLKDVIEILNGIDGIEFVLLKEQDVIRHPLVAKIVKAYEVYEKSKEDNSEIDDKKSSWED; translated from the coding sequence TTGAAAGAAATAACAATTAATATCAATAACATTGAACAAGCTGCAAATCTATTTGGTAAGTTTGATGAGAATATAAAATTGATAGAAGAGGGAATGGATGTAAAGATAATTGTTAGAGATGATATGATAAAGATAAGCGGTGAAGAAAATAATGTTAATGCGGCGGAGAAGGTCTTTAATGAGCTAATTGATATCATAAATAGCGGCGATATAATAACGCCGCAAAACGTAATGTATGCGATGAGACTCGTCAATATGGGTGAAGAAGAAAAATTGAAGTCAATTTTATCAGATATTGTTTGTATAACGTCAAGAGGTAAGCAGATAAGATGCAAGACATATGGACAAAAGCGATATGTAAATGCCATAAGAAACAATGAGATTGTATTTGGTATCGGTCCAGCTGGTACAGGAAAAACCTATTTGGCAATGGCAATGGCTGTTACATCACTAAAAAATAAAGAGGTCGGCAGAATAATATTGACAAGACCTGCTGTTGAAGCGGGAGAAAGACTAGGATTTTTGCCAGGTGATTTGCAGGAAAAAGTTGATCCATATTTAAGACCACTTTATGATGCATTGTATGATATACTTGGTGCTGAGGTTTTTCAAAAGTATATGGATAAAGGTCTAATAGAGGTTGCGCCACTTGCATATATGAGAGGAAGAACCCTTGATGATTCATTTATTATTCTTGATGAAGCGCAAAATACAACACCTGAGCAGATGAAAATGTTTCTGACAAGAATTGGTTTTGGTTCAAAAGCTGTTGTAACAGGTGATATTACACAGATAGATTTGCCTAAGGGGAAAAGATCTGGTTTAAAGGATGTAATTGAAATTTTGAATGGTATAGATGGTATTGAATTTGTTTTACTAAAAGAGCAGGATGTTATTAGGCATCCACTTGTTGCAAAAATAGTAAAGGCTTATGAAGTATATGAAAAGTCCAAAGAGGATAATAGTGAAATTGATGACAAAAAGTCTTCTTGGGAGGATTAA